The Streptomyces cyanogenus DNA segment GCCCACGGCTATCAGGTCCGGGGCGACCTGGAGTACTGGGGCGCGCACGAGTGGTCCAACGCCAAGCCGGGCTCGATCTACCACGCCCTGAAGCAGATGGCCAAGCAGGGGCTGCTGCACGCGCACGAGATCGCGCCGTCCACGGCGGGCGGGCCGCCGCGGGTCGAGTACGAGCTCACCGGCAAGGGCACCGAGGAGTACTTCGCCCTGCTGCGTGAGGCGCTGGTCACCTACGACCAGCGCGGCGACGTGAAGACGGCCGCCCTCGGCTTCATGGTGGACCTGCCGAGGGCCGAGACGGTGGCGCTGCTGAAGGAACGCATGCGGCGGATCGAGGAGTGGCGGTCCTCGGTCACCGAGCACTACATCCCCGAGGGCGGCCCCGGACAGCTCGGTCACATCGGCGAGATCATGAACATGTGGATCCACACGGCCGACTCCGAGGCCGAGTGGACCCGGGGCCTCGTCGCCCGCATCGAGCAGGGCGCCTACACCTTCGCCGGCGAGGGCGAACCGTTCGCCGGCCTGCTCGCCGAGGACGCGGGGAGTCAGTGATGGAACCCGGTGGCCGCGCCCTTGTCCCGGGTCAGCGGGTGCGGCTGGCGCCGTAGCTCCGGCAGCAGGCGGGTCAGGTCGTCGACGAACAGGTCGGCCAGGTCGTGCGAGAAGCCGTTGCGGCAGACGATCCGCAGCACGGACAGGTCCTCCCGGTGGGCCGGGAAGGTGTAGGCGGGCACCAGCCAGCCGCCCTCGCGCAGCCGCCGGGAGACGTCGAAGACGTCGTACGACGTGATGTCGTCGGCCGTGGTCAGCGCGAACACAGGCAGCTCGTCGCCGCGCGTGAGCAGCCGGAAGTCGCCGAGCGCGGCGATCCGGTCGGCGAGCGAGCGCGCCACGTCCCGCGTCGACTGCTGCACCGCGCGGAAGCCCTCCCGGCCCAGCCGCAGGAACGTGTAGTACTGCGCGACCACCTGGGCGCCGGGCCGGGAGAAGTTCAGCGCGAAGGTCGGCATCTCGCCGCCCAGGTAGTTCACCCGGAACACCAGCTCGTCGGGCAGCGCCTCCCGGTCCCGCCACAGCGCCCAGCCGACGCCCGGGTACACGAGGCCGTACTTGTGCCCGGAGCAGTTGATCGACGCCACGCGCGGCAGCCGGAAGTCCCACACCAGGTCCTCGTCCAGGAAGGGCGCCACCATCCCGCCGGACGCGCCGTCCACGTGCACCGGGATGTCGAGCCCGGTGCGCTCCTGGAGGGCGTCCAGGGCCGCGCACAGGTCGGCGATCGGCTCGTAGGAGCCGTCGAAGGTGGAGCCGAGGATGCCGACGACCCCGATGGTGTTCTCGTCGCAGAGCTCGACGGCGGCCTGCGGGTCCAGGTGGAAGCGCTCGCCCTCCATGGGGACCAGCCGGGCGTCCACCTCCCAGAAGTTGCAGAACTTCTCCCAGCAGACCTGGACGTTGATCCCCATCACCAGATTGGGCCGCTCGGACGGATACCGGTCGGCGTTCCGCTTCGCCCAGCGCCGCTTCAGGGCCATCCCGGCGAGCATGCACGCCTCGCTGGACCCGGTCGTCGAACAGCCCACCGCGGCCGCCGGGTCCGGCGCGTTCCACAGGTCGGCGAGCATCGCCACACAGCGCCGTTCCAGCTCGGCCGTGCGCGGGTACTCGTCCTTGTCGATCATGTTCTTGTCCCGGCACTCCGTCATCAGCACCCCGGCCTGCGGCTCCATCCAGGTGGTGACGAATGTGGCCAGGTTCAGCCGGGCGTTGCCGTCCAGCATCAGTTCGTCGTGGACCAGCTGGTACGCCGTGGACGGGGGCAGCGGGGCGTCCGGCAGCCGGTGGGTGGGCGGTGCCTCGGTCATGCCGCCGACCGGGTTGGCCTCCCCGTAGAACGGGTTGACCGACACCGTCCGCACGTCGTGCCGCTCGGAACCTTTGTGCAGGGCCATGGGGGCGCCTCCAGGGGGATGAGTGTCAGCGGACCGGGGTGCCGTCCTCGTGCAGCTGCATCTGCGGACGGCCGGTCACCAGCAGCCAGGCCGGCAGCGAGGCGATGCACAGGAGGGCGAGGATGGCGGGCGAGGCGACCAGGACGGCGGCGGTGAACAGGCTCACCCAGCCCTGCCGGGTGATCGCCAGGAGGACGCCGAGGACGCCCGTGGCCACGCCCAGCGAGGGGTGCACGGCCGGCACGAGCGCGTGGGCGGTGAGGCCGAGGGCGGTGCCGACGAAGACCGCGGGGAAGATCCGGCCGCCCCGGAATCCGCAGGACGCGGCGACGAGCAGCGCGGCCAGCTTCACCACCGTCATGGTGGCGAACTCGCCCGCCGACCAGCCCTCCGGGTCACGGGCCAGCTGCCCGAGCTCGGACAGCCCCTTGAACAGCGTCAGATGTCCGCCCAGGGCCGCGAGGCCGCCCAGCAGGACCCCGCCGGCCGGGAGCATCAGCATCGGGTGCCGCAGCCGCCGGAAGGCCGCGTGGACGTACGGGAAGGCGTAGACGGCGCACATGCCGAGCACCGCGGCCACCGAGGCGATCACCAGCGCGGCCAGCAGGTCCGTGCCGCGCGGATGGCCCATGGGCGGCAGACCCAGGTCGAAGGTGGGGTGGGACACCAGGGTGGTCGTCATGGCCCCGCACGCGCCGGCGGTCAGCGGGGCGAACAGGTTGTCCCACAGCCGGCCCCGCAGGGGCTGCCCCGCCAGCGCCTCGGAGATGACCAGCGCCGCCGCCACCGGCGTGCCGAACAGCGCGCCGATCGTCGCGGACTCCGCCAGCACGGGCCACAGGGTGCCCGGCGTCCTGGGCATGAGGCGTCCGCCGAGCCAGGCGGCGAGGCTCACGTTCGCGGCGATGATCGGGTTCTCCGGGCCGAGGCTGGGACCGCCGGCCAGCATGAGCCCGGTGGCCAGCAGCAGGCTCGGCAGCACGGCGGGCGGCAGGACGGGGGCGTTCAGCCCGAGGGTGGCGGGGTCGGGACCGGCGTGACCGGGCACCTTCCAGACCACCAGTCCTACGGCGATCCCGGTGGCCGTGAGCATGACGAACATCCACAGCACGGACCAGCGGCCCACGCCCAGCGCGTCCGGCAGCGGCCCCCACAGCACTCGCTGGAGCTGCTCCGCCGCCGTGCTCACCCCGACGAAGAGCAGGCTCGCGGCCACGCCCACGACGACGGCGGGCAGGATGAACGGCAGCAGAGCCCGCGCGGGGGCGGTCCGAGCGCTCGGGGGCGCCTGCGTCGTCTCCTGGGCCACGGGCTCACCATAAGCGGACAAAACGCATGCAACATCCCGAAGCGGATCCGACTTGCACCTCACGTGGCGTGAGGCCTCAGCGTGGAGGCGTACCGACGACAAGGAGCGGAAAGTGAGCTACTCCGTGGGACAGGTCGCGGGGTTCGCCGGCGTGACGGTGCGCACCCTGCACCACTACGACGAGATCGGCCTGCTCGTGCCCGGCGAGCGGACGTACGCCGGACACCGGCGCTACGGCGACGCCGACCTCGACCGGCTCCAGCAGATCCTGTTCTACCGCGCGCTCGGCTTCCCGCTCGACGAGGTCGCGGCCCTGCTCGACGACCCGGACGCGGACCCGCGCACGCACCTGCGCCGCCAGCACCGGCTGCTGACCGCCCGGATCGAGACGCTGCAGAAGATGGCCGCGGCCGTGGAGCACGCCATGGAGGCACGCACGATGGGCATCAACCTCTCGCCGGAGGAGAAGTTCGAGGTCTTCGGCGACTTCGACCCCGACCAGTACGCGGACGAGGTGCAGGAGCGCTGGGGCGACACCGAGGCCTACCGCCAGTCGCAGCGGCGGACCGCCTCGTACACCAAGGAGGACTGGAAGCGGATCAACGAGGAGATGGACGCGATCCACCGCCGGATGGCGGACCTGCTCGCCGAGGGCGTCCCCGCGGACTCGGAGGCGGCCATGGACGTCGCCGAGGAGCACCGCCTGTGGATCACGGGCGCGTACTACGACTGCGGGCACGAGATGCACGCGTGCCTCGGTGAGATGTACGTCGCCGACGCGCGTTTCACCGCCACGTACGAGGCCATCCGGACCGGTCTGGCCGGATACCTGCGGGACGCCATCGTCGCGAACGCGGCCCGGCACACCGCATCCTGATGTTCCGGCCCGGGTTCGCGCCCGGGCCGGAACCACTCCCGGCATCACCGGTGGAACCCGGGGCGGTCACCTCACGTTGATAGCTTTGTGCGGCCGTACATGGATGCCGTGCCGGCCAAGCCGCCTCACCCCCTCAGGAGCCCGGACCCGTGATGACACTCGCCCTCGGCCCGAGCTGGCTGGATCCCAACTATCTGCTCGACACCTACAGCATCTGGGGCCTGCTGCTCATCGTCTTCGCCGAGTCCGGCCTGCTCATCGGCTTCTTCCTGCCGGGTGACTCGCTGCTGTTCACGTGCGGCCTGCTGATCACGTCCGGGGACCTCGACTTCCCGCTGTGGGCCGCCATCGCGCTGATCTGCCTCGCCGCGGTCCTCGGCGACCAGGCGGGCTACATGTTCGGCAAGAAGGTCGGACCGTCCCTGTTCAACCGCCCGGACTCCCGCCTGTTCAAGCAGGAGAACGTCACCAAGGCGCACGAGTTCTTCGAGAAGTACGGCCCGAAGTCCCTGGTCCTGGCCCGCTTCGTGCCCATCGTGCGCACCTTCACGCCGATCATCGCGGGCGTCAGCGGCATGAAGTACCGCTCGTTCCTGATCTTCAACGTCATCGGTGGCGTCCTGTGGGGCGCGGGCGTCACCCTGCTCGGCTCCTGGCTCGGCAACGTCCCCGTCGTCAAGAACAACATCGAGGCGATGCTCATCCTGATCGTCCTCGTCTCCGTGATCCCGATCGGTTTCGAGTTCCTCCGCGCCCGCGGCAAGAACAAGAAGGCCGAGCAGACCCGCCCCCAGCCCGAGCCGCAGCCCGCCCACCAGCAGCAGTACCCGCAGTCCCGGTACCAGCAGCCCCCGGTCATGGACGACGCCACGACCCGCCTGCGCCGCATCGAGCCGGAGCAGCCCCCGTACCAGCAGCCGCAGCAGCAGGACTGGAACCAGCAGCAGGGCTACGGCCAGTACTACGACCAGCAGCAGTACCCGCAGCAGCAGTACCCCCAGCAGCAGTATCCGCAGCAGCAGTACGACCCGAACCAGCCCGGCCAGGACCAGTACGGCCAGGGCCAGTACGGCCAGGGCCAGCCCGGCCAGGATCAGCCCGACCCCGGTCAGTACGGCCAGAACCAGTACGACCCCCACCAGTACCCGTACGACCACCGCCGGCAGTAGCGCGGGCCCGGGGGAGCCCGGGGCGCCTAGAAGCCCCTGGTCCGCTTGGCGGCCCGCCGCTTCCCGGCGGAGCCGACCCGCAGGAACAACCGGGAGATCTCCGACCCGAGGTGGACCCCGATGGCGATGGCCATGGCCAGCGACGCGGCCTTGGCCAGCGACACCAGCCCCTTGTCCACGTCGTTCTGGGCCATGGACAGCAGTCCGAAATACGTCGCGGAACCGGGCAGCAGCGGCCCGATCGCCGCCGTCGTGTACGGCAGCGCGGAGGCGAACCGGTACCGGGACAGCAGTTGCCCGAACAGCCCCACCAGGCCGGCCGCCACGGCCGTGGAGGCCACCGGCGAGATGTCGCCCACGTAGTGCATCGCGCCGTACACCGACCAGGCGACACCCCCGTTGAGGGTCACCCAGAGCACGGTGGACCGTTCCTGCTGGAGCAGGATCGCGAAGGTCAGCGAGAGCAGCATCGAGGCCGCGATCTGGATCAGCGGCCGCTCGGAGATGGTCGGCGCCGCGTCCGGATTGAGCTTGCCGCCGATCTTCACGCCGAAGTACAGGACGACCAGCACGCCGACGACGATCCCGACGAAGAAGTACATGACCTCCAGCAGCCGGGCGGAGGCGGTGATGTAGAAGCCGGTCAGGCCGTCCTGCACGCCCGCCACCAGCGCCCGCCCGGGCAGCAGCGCGAACAGTCCACCGGTGATCACCGCCGAGCCGTTCACGTCCACGTGCGCCAGCGCCAGCGCCACCCCGATCGCCGCGGGCGGCATCGCGGCCACCGTGAACTGGTAGAACTCCGGCAGCCCGCGCCCCGCGCACAGCCACGCCAGCCGGTCGCCGAGCATCGCGCCCACCGCGGCCGCCACGAACACGATGACGTCACCGCCGACCAGCACGGAGGCCGCACCGGCCAGCAGCCCGCTCGCCAGGGTCAGTGCCCAGCCGGGGTACGGGTGCCGGTTCCGGCGGATCTCCGCCAGCCGCCGGTAGGCCTCCTCCAGCGAGACATGGGTCTCCGGGTCGGTCAGATCGTCCACCAGCCGGAAGACGGCCGCCAGACGCGTGTAGTCCGTGCCCCGCCGCCGTACCGTCCGGGACGCTGTGACCGGGTCCTCCACCAGGGACGGCTGGTGCGAGATCGACAGCAGCGTGAAGGTGACGTTCGGCTCGCACCGGTCCAGGCCGTAGGACCGGCACACCGCGAACATCGCGGCCTCCACGTCCTCCGCGCCCTCGCCGCCGGCCAGCAGCAGCTCTCCGATACGCAGGGTCAGGTCCAGCACGCGCGGGACGGCCGGGCCGCCCTCCTCCACCCGCTGCACCGGCTCCGGCGCCGGCCGCTCGGCCACCGGCATGCGCAGCATGGTGCGCATCCGGTCCTGCCAGGGCGCGTCCTTGACCAGGCTGACCAGCGGCACCCCGGTGGCCGGCGTGAACGCGGCCGGGGCGTGCTCCGCGCTGTAGGTGCTCGGCGGACTGAACGCCGACCCCTCCGGCTCGGCACTCGGCGGCTGCGGCGTCAGCAGCCCCTCCGGTACGGCGAACTCGGACGTCGTCTCCGAGTCCTCACCCTTGGGAACGTCGAGACCCCGGGGGATGGCGAACTCGGACGTGATCTCCGGGTCGTACCGCGCCTCGTCGGACCGGGGCTTCCGGTCCTCCGCCTCCGTCACCTGCACCGCTCCCTGAACGACACCTTCCGTAGGCCTCAGTATGCGCATGGGTACGCAAACGGGCCGCGCCACCCCACGCAGGGTGCCGCGGCCCGCGGAAGGCAAACCGGCCGGTCAGTGGCCGCCCTGGTCCTTGAAACGCTTGTAGGACCGCTCGATCTCGGCCTCGGCCTCGGTGCGACCGACCCAGTCGGCGCCCTCGACGGACTTGCCGGGCTCCAGGTCCTTGTAGACCTCGAAGAAGTGCTGGATCTCCAGGCGGTCGAACTCCGACACGTGGTGGATGTCGCGCAGGTGCTCCACGCGCGGGTCGGTCGCCGGGACACACAGCAGCTTGTCGTCGCCGCCGGCCTCGTCGGTCATCCGGAACATGCCGATCGCGCGGCAGCGGATGAGGCAGCCCGGGAAGGTCGGCTCGTCCAGGATGACCAGCGCGTCCAGCGGGTCGCCGTCCTCGCCGAGGGTGTTCTCGACGAAGCCGTAGTCGGTCGGGTAGGCGGTCGAGGTGAAGAGACGACGGTCCAGGCGGATCCGACCGGTCTCGTGGTCCACCTCGTACTTGTTCCGCGAACCCTTCGGGATCTCGATCGTGACGTCGAACTCCACCGGTGGCTCCTCCATGATCAGCACATAGTTCTGGTGGTTAAGTGTCCCTCACGCAGGTGTGTGATCGCGAAAGGGGCTGGTGGTCGTGCCAGAGCTGAGGCCTTGGCGAGCCGCGAGACCGCAGATGGAGCGGATCGCGAACGCCGTACGACCGCGTCTGGCGAGCGCCGTGACGGCCGCCGGGCCGCGCCTCGCGGGGCTGGCGAGGGCCGCCGTGCGCGTCAGGCCTGGGCACCTCCCCCGTCTTCCCCGTCCGCGGACCGGCCGGACCTGGCAGTACACCGCGGGCGCCGCCACCGCCGGCCTGGCGCTGGCCGCCGGCGTGGTGACCGTCGCCGGTCCCTGGGACGCCAGTGGTCAGCGTACGGCCGAGCGGGACCGGGCCGCCGCCCTGGAGCGGTCAGGTGGCGCAGATCACGGCCGCTCCGGTACGGACGCCGGGGCGCCCCGGCCCGCGCCGAGCGCCGCGCCCGTCCTGGCGGGCCTGGGCGGCACCACGAGCGCCGTCGGCACCAAGAAGGCCGCTCCGGACCCCGAGGCCCTCTCCGGCGTCCTGGGGCCGCTCCTGGACGCTCCCGCGCTCGGCGGCCCGCGTTCGGCGGCCGTCGTCGACGTCACGACCGGCGCCCGGCTGTACGGCGCCGACGCCGGCAGGGCCCTCATCCCCGCCTCCACCACCAAAATCGCCACCGCCGTCGCCGCCCTGTCCGCCCTCGGCCCCGACCACCGCCTCACCACCCGTACCGCCCTGGAACCCGACACCCGGGAACTCGTCCTGGTCGGCGGCGGTGACCCCACCCTCACCGCGCACACCCGGCCCGACGGCTGGGCCGGCCTGCGGGCGCTGGCGGCGGACACCGCCGGGGCCCTGGACCGGCGCGGCATCCACGAGATCACCCTGTCCTACGACACCACCCTGTTCACCGGCCCGGCCCTGCACCCCATCGGCGTCAACGACAACCTCGCCCCGGTCAGCGCCCTCACCGTCGACGAGGGCCGCACCGACGGCTCGGACCGCGGCCCGGTCACCCGCGTGGCCGACCCGGCGGCGGACGCGGCGGCCAGGTTCGCCGGCTTCCTGAAGGACGCCGGCATCACCACCACGTCCCCCGGCCCCTCGAAGGCCAGCACGCGCGCGGAGACCCTCGCGACGGTCTCCTCACCCCCGCTGTCCGCCCTGGTCGAACGCATGCTGACCAACAGCGACAACGACATCGCGGAGGCCCTGGCCCGGCACACCGCCCTGGCCGGCGGGCAGCCGGCGAGCTTCGACGGCGGGGCCGAGGCCATCGCCACGCAGCTGCGCAAGCTCGGCCTGCCCATGGCGGGGGCCGCCTTCCACGACGGCAGCGGCCTCGACCGCGACGACCGGCTCACGGCCGACCTCCTGACGGCCCTGCTGGTCAAGGCCGGCGACCCGCACCGCCCCGGCCTCCGCCCGGTCCTCACCGGCCTCCCCGTGGCCGGCTTCACCGGCACCCTGAGCACCCGCTACACCGACGGCGCCGCCGGTGTCGTACGCGCCAAGACCGGCACCCTGACCGGCGTGAACACCCTCGCCGGCACGGTCGTGGACAAGGACGGCCGTCTCCTGGCCTTCGCCTTCCTGGCCTCGGACACGACCGACGCCGTGGGGGCCCAGGCGGCCCTGGACAAGGCGGCGACGGCGCTGGCGGGCTGACGGCCGCAACCGGCGCACCGCCGCCGCGCCGCCGTGGGCTACCCGCGTTGCTGTGGGCCGCCCGCGTTGCCGTGAGCTACCCGCGCTGCCGTGAGTGGCCCGCGCTGCCGTGGGGCTACCCGCGCTCTCGTGGCCTGCCCGCGCTGCCGTGGTTCACCCGCGCCGCCGTGGGCCACCCGCGCCGCCGTGAGCTACCCGCGTTGCCGTGGACCGGGCGCGTTGCCGTGGGCCGCTCGCGCTGCCGTGGGGCTACCCGCGCCGCCGTGGGCCCGGTCCGCCACGGGCACGGTCCGCCGTCGGCGTGGTCCGCCGTACCGGGGGACCTGCCCACGCCTCCGGTACCCGCCGGCCCCCATGGCCTGCCCGAAGCGGGAGCGCTCACGTACGGTTGACAGCATGACTGGCTTCGGCGGCACCGCATCTCCCGGGATGGTCGACTGGAACCTCGCGGTGGCAACCGCGACACGGCTCGTACGTCCCGGTCCCGACGTCAGCCGCGACGAGGCCAGGTCCGTCGTCGCGGAGCTGCGCCGGCACGCGAAAGCCTCGGAGGGACACGTCCGGGGCTTCACTCGTATGGGCACCGAGGACACCCACGACACCCCCGTCCTCGTCGTCGACCGGCCCGGCTGGGTCCGCGCCAACGTCGCCGGCTTCCGGGAGATCCTCAAACCGCTCCTGGAGAAGATGCAGGAACGGCGCGGCAGCAACCCGGGCAGCGCGGTCCTCGGCGCCGTCGGCGGCAAGGTCACCGGCGTGGAGCTCGGCATGCTCCTGTCGTTCCTGTCCTCCCGTGTCCTCGGCCAGTACGAGACCTTCGCCCCGGCCGCCCGCGACCTCCCGTCCGGCGAGAACGGCGGCGGCCGGCTGCTGCTCGTGGCGCCCAACATCGTCCACGTCGAGCGCGAACTCGACGTCGAGCCGCACGACTTCCGGCTGTGGGTGTGCCTGCACGAGGAGACCCACCGCACGCAGTTCACCGCCGTGCCCTGGCTCCGGGACCACCTGGAGGGCGAAATCCAGTCGTTCTTGGCCGAGACCGACGTCGATCCGATGACCTTCCTGGAGCGCATCAGGGAGGCGGCCCAGTCCCTCGCCGGCGGCCGGCCCGAGGGCGAGGAGGAGGACGGCGGACGCTCCTTCGTGGAGCTGGTGCAGACCCCCGCCCAGCGGGAGATCCTCGGCCGTCTGACGGCCGTGATGTCCCTGCTGGAGGGGCACGCCGACTACGTCATGGACGGCGTCGGCCCGAGCGTCGTACCGACCGTCGCGGAGATCCGCGAGAAGTTCCAGCAGCGCCGCGCCAAGGGCGCCTCCCGTCTGGACATGGCCCTGCGCAAGCTGCTCGGTCTGGATGCCAAACTCAGGCAGTACCGGGACGGCGAACGGTTCGTACGGTCCGTGGTCGAGCAGGTCGGCGTCGACGGCTTCAACCGCGTGTGGACCTCGCCCAACACCCTGCCCACCAAGGCGGAGATCGCCAAACCGGCGGACTGGGTCGCACGGGTGCACCGCAGGCCCGAGGCGTGAGCGGCGTGGGGGAGTCGTGAAACGAATCCGGCCGACGGCAGGCGAACGCCCCTCCAATCACCCGTCCGAGGGACCGTGAGCCATGCGTAGGCGTGCAATGCTCGGGGAACGGCCCGCTTCTGTCACCATCTACACACTCTGAGTGACCGTCTCGGGCTCACCCCCCGAAAACTTCATGAAGGGAACCGGACATGGGTCCCCATCCTGCGGTCGCGGCGATACGCCTGGCGGTCCGCCGCGTCCTCCACGACATCCTGAACGACCACCAGACCTCCCGCGTGCACCCGGGCCTGCAGTTCTCCGGCGCGCGTCCGGACCGGCCGGCCGAGCGGCTCCCCTCCCCGCTCGTCCTCGTCGCGTGCTCCGGCGGCGCCGACTCCATGGCCCTCGCCTCCGCCCTCGCCTTCGAGGCCCCCAAGCTCGGCATCCGGGCCGGCGGGGTCACCGTCGACCACGGTCTCCAGCCCGGCTCCGACCTCCGCGCCGACGAGGTCGCCCTGCGGCTGCGCGGACTGGGACTCGATCCGGTCGAGTCCGTCGCCGTGACCGTCGGCCGCGAGGGAGGCCCCGAGGCCGCCGCCCGGGACGCCCGCTACGCCGCCCTGGACGCCGCCGCCGAACGCCACGGCGCCGCCGCCGTCCTGCTCGGCCACACCCGCGACGACCAGGCCGAGACCGTCCTGCTGGGCCTCGCCCGCGGCTCCGGCATCCGCTCCCTGTCGGGCATGGCCGCGGTCTCGGGGGCCGGCGGCCGTTACCGGCGGCCCTTCCTGCACCTGGACCGGCAGACCGCCCGCAAGGCCTGCATGGTCCAGTCCCTGCCCGTCTGGGACGACCCGCACAACGCCGACCCCGCCTACACCCGCTCCCGGCTCCGGCACGAGGGTCTGCCCGCCCTGGAGAAGGCCCTCGGCAAGGGGGTCGTGGAGGCGCTCGCCCGCACCGCCCAGCTCTCCCGCGACGACGCCGACGCCCTGGACGCCTGGGCCCGCCAGGCCGAGGCCTCGGTACGGGACGCCGCCGGTCTGCTGGAGTGCGCCAAGCTGTACGCCCTCCCGCCCGCCGTGCGCCGCCGGATCCTGCGCCGGGCCGCCATCGAGGCCGGTGCCCCGGCCGGTGCGCTGTTCGCCCGCCACATCGAGGAAGTCGACCGCCTGATCACCGGCTGGCGCGGCCAGGGAGCCATCAATCTCCCGGGCCGGGTCGTCGCCCAGCGGCAGGGTGGCAGACTGGTGATTCGGCAAGGCTGAATGCCGACCTCCCGGAGCGACCCTCCGGCGGGCCGGGCAGCCGGAGGCCGTGCATGCGGCCGGAGCCGGTGGCCGCGCACGCGGCCTTAAGTGCGGGACGACCGAAAGTGATGCGGGTGGACGCGAAAGACATGGGTGCCGACCTCCAGCAGGTGCTCATCACCAAGGAAGAGATCGACGCGAAGCTGGCCGAGCTGGCCGCGAAGATCGACGCGGAGTACGCGGGCAAGGACCTGCTGATCGTCGGCGTCCTCAAGGGCGCGGTGATGGTCATGGCCGACCTCGCCCGGGCGCTGTCCACCCCCGTCACCATGGACTGGATGGCCGTGTCCTCCTACGGCGCGGGCACCCAGTCCTCCGGGGTCGTGCGCATCCTCAAGGACCTCGACACCGACA contains these protein-coding regions:
- a CDS encoding DedA family protein, whose protein sequence is MMTLALGPSWLDPNYLLDTYSIWGLLLIVFAESGLLIGFFLPGDSLLFTCGLLITSGDLDFPLWAAIALICLAAVLGDQAGYMFGKKVGPSLFNRPDSRLFKQENVTKAHEFFEKYGPKSLVLARFVPIVRTFTPIIAGVSGMKYRSFLIFNVIGGVLWGAGVTLLGSWLGNVPVVKNNIEAMLILIVLVSVIPIGFEFLRARGKNKKAEQTRPQPEPQPAHQQQYPQSRYQQPPVMDDATTRLRRIEPEQPPYQQPQQQDWNQQQGYGQYYDQQQYPQQQYPQQQYPQQQYDPNQPGQDQYGQGQYGQGQPGQDQPDPGQYGQNQYDPHQYPYDHRRQ
- a CDS encoding ion channel protein → MAQETTQAPPSARTAPARALLPFILPAVVVGVAASLLFVGVSTAAEQLQRVLWGPLPDALGVGRWSVLWMFVMLTATGIAVGLVVWKVPGHAGPDPATLGLNAPVLPPAVLPSLLLATGLMLAGGPSLGPENPIIAANVSLAAWLGGRLMPRTPGTLWPVLAESATIGALFGTPVAAALVISEALAGQPLRGRLWDNLFAPLTAGACGAMTTTLVSHPTFDLGLPPMGHPRGTDLLAALVIASVAAVLGMCAVYAFPYVHAAFRRLRHPMLMLPAGGVLLGGLAALGGHLTLFKGLSELGQLARDPEGWSAGEFATMTVVKLAALLVAASCGFRGGRIFPAVFVGTALGLTAHALVPAVHPSLGVATGVLGVLLAITRQGWVSLFTAAVLVASPAILALLCIASLPAWLLVTGRPQMQLHEDGTPVR
- the dacB gene encoding D-alanyl-D-alanine carboxypeptidase/D-alanyl-D-alanine endopeptidase, giving the protein MERIANAVRPRLASAVTAAGPRLAGLARAAVRVRPGHLPRLPRPRTGRTWQYTAGAATAGLALAAGVVTVAGPWDASGQRTAERDRAAALERSGGADHGRSGTDAGAPRPAPSAAPVLAGLGGTTSAVGTKKAAPDPEALSGVLGPLLDAPALGGPRSAAVVDVTTGARLYGADAGRALIPASTTKIATAVAALSALGPDHRLTTRTALEPDTRELVLVGGGDPTLTAHTRPDGWAGLRALAADTAGALDRRGIHEITLSYDTTLFTGPALHPIGVNDNLAPVSALTVDEGRTDGSDRGPVTRVADPAADAAARFAGFLKDAGITTTSPGPSKASTRAETLATVSSPPLSALVERMLTNSDNDIAEALARHTALAGGQPASFDGGAEAIATQLRKLGLPMAGAAFHDGSGLDRDDRLTADLLTALLVKAGDPHRPGLRPVLTGLPVAGFTGTLSTRYTDGAAGVVRAKTGTLTGVNTLAGTVVDKDGRLLAFAFLASDTTDAVGAQAALDKAATALAG
- a CDS encoding PadR family transcriptional regulator, with translation MSAIRLLVLGAVRQHGRAHGYQVRGDLEYWGAHEWSNAKPGSIYHALKQMAKQGLLHAHEIAPSTAGGPPRVEYELTGKGTEEYFALLREALVTYDQRGDVKTAALGFMVDLPRAETVALLKERMRRIEEWRSSVTEHYIPEGGPGQLGHIGEIMNMWIHTADSEAEWTRGLVARIEQGAYTFAGEGEPFAGLLAEDAGSQ
- a CDS encoding MerR family transcriptional regulator, with translation MSYSVGQVAGFAGVTVRTLHHYDEIGLLVPGERTYAGHRRYGDADLDRLQQILFYRALGFPLDEVAALLDDPDADPRTHLRRQHRLLTARIETLQKMAAAVEHAMEARTMGINLSPEEKFEVFGDFDPDQYADEVQERWGDTEAYRQSQRRTASYTKEDWKRINEEMDAIHRRMADLLAEGVPADSEAAMDVAEEHRLWITGAYYDCGHEMHACLGEMYVADARFTATYEAIRTGLAGYLRDAIVANAARHTAS
- a CDS encoding inorganic diphosphatase; its protein translation is MEFDVTIEIPKGSRNKYEVDHETGRIRLDRRLFTSTAYPTDYGFVENTLGEDGDPLDALVILDEPTFPGCLIRCRAIGMFRMTDEAGGDDKLLCVPATDPRVEHLRDIHHVSEFDRLEIQHFFEVYKDLEPGKSVEGADWVGRTEAEAEIERSYKRFKDQGGH
- a CDS encoding glutamate decarboxylase, whose amino-acid sequence is MALHKGSERHDVRTVSVNPFYGEANPVGGMTEAPPTHRLPDAPLPPSTAYQLVHDELMLDGNARLNLATFVTTWMEPQAGVLMTECRDKNMIDKDEYPRTAELERRCVAMLADLWNAPDPAAAVGCSTTGSSEACMLAGMALKRRWAKRNADRYPSERPNLVMGINVQVCWEKFCNFWEVDARLVPMEGERFHLDPQAAVELCDENTIGVVGILGSTFDGSYEPIADLCAALDALQERTGLDIPVHVDGASGGMVAPFLDEDLVWDFRLPRVASINCSGHKYGLVYPGVGWALWRDREALPDELVFRVNYLGGEMPTFALNFSRPGAQVVAQYYTFLRLGREGFRAVQQSTRDVARSLADRIAALGDFRLLTRGDELPVFALTTADDITSYDVFDVSRRLREGGWLVPAYTFPAHREDLSVLRIVCRNGFSHDLADLFVDDLTRLLPELRRQPHPLTRDKGAATGFHH
- a CDS encoding threonine/serine ThrE exporter family protein; amino-acid sequence: MTEAEDRKPRSDEARYDPEITSEFAIPRGLDVPKGEDSETTSEFAVPEGLLTPQPPSAEPEGSAFSPPSTYSAEHAPAAFTPATGVPLVSLVKDAPWQDRMRTMLRMPVAERPAPEPVQRVEEGGPAVPRVLDLTLRIGELLLAGGEGAEDVEAAMFAVCRSYGLDRCEPNVTFTLLSISHQPSLVEDPVTASRTVRRRGTDYTRLAAVFRLVDDLTDPETHVSLEEAYRRLAEIRRNRHPYPGWALTLASGLLAGAASVLVGGDVIVFVAAAVGAMLGDRLAWLCAGRGLPEFYQFTVAAMPPAAIGVALALAHVDVNGSAVITGGLFALLPGRALVAGVQDGLTGFYITASARLLEVMYFFVGIVVGVLVVLYFGVKIGGKLNPDAAPTISERPLIQIAASMLLSLTFAILLQQERSTVLWVTLNGGVAWSVYGAMHYVGDISPVASTAVAAGLVGLFGQLLSRYRFASALPYTTAAIGPLLPGSATYFGLLSMAQNDVDKGLVSLAKAASLAMAIAIGVHLGSEISRLFLRVGSAGKRRAAKRTRGF